A window of the Ochotona princeps isolate mOchPri1 chromosome 30, mOchPri1.hap1, whole genome shotgun sequence genome harbors these coding sequences:
- the PXYLP1 gene encoding 2-phosphoxylose phosphatase 1 — MLFRNRFFLLLALAALLAFLSLSLQLLHLIPVSVSKNGASTKSRKRILPDPVTEPPVTDPVYEALLYCNLPSVAERSMEGHAPHHFKLVSVHVLIRHGDRYPLYAIPKTKRPEIDCTLVANRKPYHPKLEAFVSHMSKGSGASFESPLNSLPLYPNHPLCEMGELTQTGVVQHLRNGQLLRDIYLKKHRLLPSDWAPGQLYLETTGKSRTLQSGLALLYGFLPDFDWKKIYFRHQPSALFCSGSCYCPARNQYLEKEQHRQYLLRLKNSQLERTYGEMARLVDVPTKQLRAANPIDSLLCQFCHNMSFPCTRHGCIGMEHFRVIKMHQIEDERERRQKKLYLGYSLLGAHPILNQTVARMQRTAEGGKEELFALYSAHDVTLSPVLSALGLEEARFPRFAARLIFELWQDRGKPTQHAVRVLYNGGDVTFHTSFCRDHHKRSPKPMCPLENLVRFVRRDMFAALESGSTNYYDACHTEGV, encoded by the exons ATGCTTTTCCGTAACCGtttcttcctgctgctggcctTGGCTGCCCTGTTGGCCTTCCTGAGCCTCAGCCTGCAGCTCT TGCACCTGATACCTGTCTCGGTCTCCAAGAATGGTGCAAGCACCAAGAGTCGGAAGAGAATCCTGCCGGACCCTGTGACAGAACCGCCTGTGACAGACCCCGTGTACGAGGCTCTCTTGTACTGCAACCTGCCGAGCGTGGCTGAGCGCAGCATGGAAG GCCATGCTCCGCATCATTTTAAGCTGGTCTCAGTGCATGTGCTCATTCGTCACGGAGACAGGTACCCACTGTATGCCATTCCCAAAACAAAACGACCAGAGATTGACTGCACCCTGGTGGCCAACAG GAAGCCGTATCACCCAAAGTTGGAAGCTTTCGTGAGCCACATGTCAAAAGGATCTGGAGCCTCTTTCGAAAGCCCCCTCAACTCCCTGCCTCTCTACCCAAACCACCCACTGTGTGAGATGGGGGAGCTCACACAGACAG GCGTGGTGCAGCATCTGCGGAACGGCCAGCTGCTGAGAGACATCTATCTCAAGAAACACAGACTGCTGCCCAGCGACTGGGCCCCAGGCCAGCTGTACCTGGAGACCACTGGCAAAAGCCGTACCCTCCAGAGCGGGCTGGCCCTGCTCTATGGGTTTCTGCCCGATTTCGACTGGAAGAAGATTTATTTCAGGCACCAGCCAAGCGCCTTGTTCTGTTCCGGAAGCTGCTACTGCCCAGCGAGGAACCAGTACCTGGAGAAGGAGCAGCATCGGCAGTACCTCCTGCGCTTGAAGAACAGCCAGTTGGAGAGGACCTATGGGGAGATGGCCAGGCTCGTGGACGTCCCGACCAAGCAGCTGCGAGCCGCCAATCCCATCGACTCCCTGCTCTGCCAGTTCTGCCACAACATGAGCTTCCCCTGCACCCGCCATGGCTGCATTGGCATGGAGCACTTCAGGGTGATCAAGATGCATCAGATAGAGGACGAGAGAGAGCGGCGGCAGAAGAAGCTGTACCTCGGCTACTCACTGCTGGGCGCCCACCCCATCCTGAACCAGACCGTGGCCCGCATGCAGCGCACCGCTGAGGGCGGGAAGGAGGAGCTCTTTGCCCTCTACTCGGCCCACGATGTCACCCTGTCCCCCGTGCTCAGCGCCTTGGGGCTCGAAGAAGCCAGGTTCCCAAGGTTTGCAGCCAGACTCATCTTCGAGCTGTGGCAGGACCGAGGAAAGCCCACGCAGCATGCCGTCCGAGTCCTCTACAACGGCGGCGACGTCACATTCCACACCTCTTTCTGCCGGGACCACCACAAGCGTTCGCCCAAGCCCATGTGCCCTCTGGAGAACCTTGTGCGCTTCGTCAGGAGGGACATGTTCGCTGCCCTGGAGAGCGGTAGCACTAATTACTATGACGCTTGTCACACGGAAGGGGTCTGA